The Edaphobacter sp. 12200R-103 genome contains a region encoding:
- a CDS encoding aldo/keto reductase, protein MQTTLLGPTGRTTSRLGFGCSTLMGSIGRRASLAVLEHAYDAGIRHFDVAPMYGYGEAEGCVGEFLARHRTDTTVTTKYGIPPPKNKSFFRLARSIAGPIIRQFPAAKKRLASAAKVAVQASAQPAERRSFTAEKARASLESSLSALRTDHVDIWLLHEATADDLTDDSLLRFLEESVAQGKVGAFGVGSDNLRIDDLLARRPAYCSVLQYEWSIFDPVIPAGAPFRIHHRALSARFQRLREMLAADPEKLRLWSQETGMNLSETSILSKLMLKAALVMNPQSVILFSSKQAPRIRTNASVSDDASLESPARRLYELVHSDNAAL, encoded by the coding sequence ATGCAGACCACTCTTCTGGGTCCCACGGGGCGGACGACCTCTCGCCTCGGCTTCGGCTGCTCTACCTTGATGGGTTCGATCGGCCGTCGTGCATCCCTTGCCGTTCTCGAACATGCCTATGACGCTGGAATTCGCCACTTTGACGTGGCTCCCATGTATGGCTACGGAGAAGCGGAAGGCTGCGTGGGTGAGTTTCTGGCTCGCCACCGTACCGATACCACCGTTACAACCAAGTACGGAATTCCCCCGCCTAAAAACAAATCCTTCTTCCGCCTCGCACGTTCGATAGCAGGGCCCATCATCCGCCAGTTTCCCGCGGCCAAGAAGCGTCTCGCCTCTGCAGCCAAAGTGGCCGTGCAGGCATCGGCCCAACCTGCGGAACGTCGTTCCTTCACCGCCGAAAAGGCTCGGGCGTCGCTCGAGTCCAGCCTCTCAGCACTCCGAACGGACCACGTCGATATCTGGCTTCTGCACGAAGCTACAGCTGACGATCTTACCGATGATTCACTCCTGCGCTTCCTTGAGGAAAGCGTTGCGCAAGGCAAAGTGGGCGCGTTCGGCGTAGGCAGCGACAATCTGCGGATTGATGACCTTCTCGCCCGTCGTCCCGCCTACTGCTCGGTCCTGCAGTATGAGTGGTCCATCTTCGATCCTGTCATCCCTGCTGGTGCACCCTTCCGAATTCATCACCGAGCTTTGAGCGCCCGTTTTCAACGTTTGCGCGAGATGCTGGCGGCTGACCCGGAAAAACTTCGTCTATGGTCTCAAGAGACTGGCATGAATCTCTCAGAAACATCCATCCTCTCAAAATTAATGCTCAAAGCGGCGCTGGTCATGAATCCCCAAAGCGTCATTCTCTTCTCATCCAAACAGGCACCCCGCATCCGTACCAATGCCTCTGTAAGCGATGACGCTTCCCTCGAATCTCCCGCCCGACGCCTCTACGAGCTGGTGCATAGCGACAATGCGGCACTCTGA
- a CDS encoding GMC family oxidoreductase has product MIHDLMQALPDTAAQPADVCIVGAGAAGIVLAIELARQGKHVLMVEGGGPRIEEESQDPYRSEIIGLPHNGIHIGRFRAKGGSTTRWGGQILELDDEDFIHREWVPGSGWPISKQELAPYYSRAITLEGLAQANLSDEAVWREIHLKSPAFPDLESFFSRWCPEPDFSYLHRRFLETSPAVDLWLHANVTALVREGSKILGVKARTLSGVEATFRAHQYVFALGGIESCRFFLQPEQADKPWNRSGLLGHHYQDHIIAPAATLEPRNPSAFHNIFDNVFSRGFKYQPKLRLSPRIQKQQRSLNVAAMVIYKSDTEAIAAQLKMTVRKLLGGKWKQASSSEIFALLRHSPLLARQIYRYSVKHRAYVAPGCRIELGVHTEQDPLSKSTITLSENRDSLGMLRTRLDWHVSDNEIDAIRTYVKVAQRSLASVARVVPHPDLDDYDRFRPLCGDNYHHMGGMRLSSSPSDGVVDLNLRLHGMDNGYVCSAAVYPNSGFSNPTHTLLALAVRLADHLSAI; this is encoded by the coding sequence TTGATTCACGACCTCATGCAGGCCCTGCCCGACACTGCAGCACAACCCGCCGATGTGTGTATCGTAGGTGCCGGGGCGGCTGGCATCGTCCTCGCAATTGAGCTTGCCCGCCAGGGAAAACACGTCCTTATGGTGGAAGGTGGTGGCCCGCGAATCGAGGAGGAATCGCAGGATCCTTATCGCAGCGAAATTATCGGTCTCCCTCACAACGGGATCCACATCGGTCGTTTCCGAGCCAAAGGTGGAAGCACAACCCGATGGGGTGGCCAGATTCTAGAGCTTGACGATGAGGATTTTATCCATCGAGAGTGGGTTCCGGGAAGCGGATGGCCCATCTCAAAGCAGGAGCTTGCCCCCTATTACTCTCGCGCCATCACTCTCGAAGGGCTGGCACAGGCAAACCTGTCCGATGAAGCAGTATGGCGTGAGATTCATCTGAAATCACCGGCCTTCCCCGATCTTGAATCATTTTTCTCACGGTGGTGCCCGGAACCCGATTTCAGTTACCTTCATCGACGTTTTTTAGAAACCTCCCCTGCCGTCGATCTCTGGCTTCACGCCAATGTCACTGCTTTGGTGCGTGAAGGCTCAAAGATCCTGGGAGTCAAAGCACGAACTCTTTCCGGTGTTGAGGCCACCTTCCGGGCTCATCAATATGTCTTCGCACTGGGCGGAATCGAATCCTGCCGCTTCTTCCTGCAGCCCGAACAGGCAGACAAACCCTGGAACCGCTCCGGCTTGCTCGGACACCACTATCAGGACCACATCATTGCACCCGCAGCTACGCTTGAACCCCGGAATCCATCCGCCTTTCATAACATCTTCGATAACGTCTTCAGCCGCGGCTTCAAATATCAGCCCAAGCTGCGCCTTTCTCCCCGCATTCAGAAGCAGCAACGAAGTCTGAATGTCGCTGCCATGGTCATCTACAAGAGCGACACCGAAGCGATTGCGGCTCAGCTCAAAATGACCGTCCGCAAGCTCCTCGGCGGCAAGTGGAAACAAGCGAGCTCTTCGGAGATCTTCGCTCTCTTACGTCATTCGCCGCTCCTCGCCCGCCAGATCTATCGCTACAGCGTGAAGCACCGCGCCTATGTTGCTCCAGGTTGCCGTATCGAACTAGGCGTTCACACGGAACAAGACCCGCTCTCTAAAAGCACCATTACGCTGTCCGAAAACCGGGACTCCCTGGGAATGCTGCGCACCCGCCTCGACTGGCATGTCTCCGACAACGAGATCGATGCGATCCGCACATACGTCAAGGTGGCGCAACGTTCGCTCGCATCCGTCGCCAGGGTTGTGCCTCATCCCGACCTCGACGACTACGATCGCTTCCGTCCACTCTGTGGCGACAACTACCATCACATGGGAGGCATGCGGCTCTCCTCCTCGCCTTCCGACGGCGTCGTCGATCTCAACCTGAGGCTCCACGGAATGGACAATGGTTATGTTTGCAGCGCTGCCGTCTATCCCAACTCCGGCTTCTCCAACCCGACGCACACGCTTCTCGCCCTGGCCGTCCGCCTTGCAGATCATCTGAGCGCCATCTAA
- a CDS encoding GH92 family glycosyl hydrolase, with product MFPGACTAFLVLLVFCGISPATAQTQNAASAYREVDPFIGTGPEGHTFPGATVPFGMVQLSPDTQIRYFKESYKWAAGYRYEDTTILGFSHTHFSGAGHSDLGDVLLQPISGEVRTEPGDIEHPGSGYRSRFSHKTEEAAPGYYAVTLDDYKVRAELTATARVGVHRYHFPADKPQHILMDLRSSIYNYDGKVLWSRIRIRPDGTITGMRETRGWAPGRQLYFAMRFSRPVVEHHLYDREPAVAYRGFATPGTSPENRQAIEGRGLVAVFDFTPTSAPLMVKVALSPTSEENAIANMDAEVPGFDFDQVRRAARAQWEKELSVLDIDADPAMRKNLYTALYHSLLAPGTAMDVDGSYRGPDNQVHKAEGFHFVSTFSLWDTYRAEQPLMTLIEPESRTADVVRSLVASQQESPFGILPVWQFQGIETWCMIGYHAVPEIADAYMKGIRGFDAEEALKAMVASATYGPYGHLDAYMKLGYVPIDHDGEAASKTMEYAFDDWTISKMAAAMGHKDIASTFAKRAESWKNVFNRQNGFVQPRYADGRWREPFDPARAGADSGFTEGNAWQYSWYQPQDEAGLIRLLGGDHQLIAKLDAMFDAKVDPKQYADVEDIAGMIGQYIHGNEPSHHLAYLYAYAGQPWRTQERLQQIVESQYRPTVDGLVGNDDLGQMSAWLIFTSMGFYPVAPASNEYVFGRPFVNRATIQLPNGKTFRVVSENMSAANHYVEGVTLNGAKLDRSYLQHSEIMNGGELRFVMGPKPNRMWATGASSRPYSMSAGH from the coding sequence TTGTTTCCGGGTGCCTGCACGGCCTTTCTGGTGCTTCTGGTGTTCTGCGGAATCTCTCCGGCTACGGCACAGACGCAGAATGCAGCAAGCGCCTATCGGGAGGTAGATCCGTTTATCGGTACCGGGCCGGAAGGGCATACTTTTCCGGGAGCGACGGTTCCGTTTGGGATGGTGCAGCTCAGTCCCGATACGCAGATTCGATATTTCAAAGAGAGTTACAAGTGGGCAGCGGGCTATCGATACGAGGACACGACGATCCTGGGGTTTTCGCACACTCATTTTTCCGGGGCTGGCCACTCGGATCTTGGGGACGTACTGCTCCAGCCGATCTCGGGTGAGGTTCGGACGGAGCCGGGAGATATCGAACATCCTGGGTCTGGCTATCGCTCGCGGTTCAGCCATAAGACGGAAGAGGCAGCACCTGGCTACTATGCAGTTACTCTTGACGACTACAAGGTACGCGCAGAGCTGACAGCGACGGCGCGTGTCGGTGTTCATCGTTATCACTTTCCTGCCGATAAACCACAGCACATTCTGATGGACCTTCGTTCGTCCATCTATAACTACGATGGCAAGGTGCTGTGGTCACGCATTCGCATTCGCCCGGACGGCACGATTACGGGAATGCGCGAGACCAGGGGGTGGGCGCCCGGGCGTCAACTCTACTTTGCAATGCGGTTTTCGCGGCCGGTTGTGGAGCATCATCTGTACGATCGGGAACCTGCCGTGGCGTATCGCGGTTTCGCAACGCCGGGCACGAGTCCGGAGAATAGGCAGGCGATCGAAGGACGCGGCCTGGTTGCTGTCTTCGATTTCACACCTACGTCCGCACCGCTGATGGTGAAGGTTGCCCTCTCTCCCACGAGTGAAGAGAACGCAATCGCGAATATGGATGCCGAAGTGCCAGGATTCGACTTCGACCAGGTGCGGCGTGCCGCGCGTGCACAGTGGGAAAAGGAGCTATCGGTCCTCGATATCGATGCAGATCCCGCGATGCGCAAGAATCTCTATACCGCGCTCTACCACTCGCTGCTGGCGCCCGGAACAGCGATGGATGTGGACGGCAGCTATCGGGGGCCGGATAACCAGGTCCATAAAGCCGAAGGCTTTCATTTTGTCTCGACCTTTTCGTTATGGGACACGTACCGCGCCGAACAACCGCTGATGACGCTGATTGAGCCGGAGAGCCGAACTGCCGATGTCGTTCGGTCGCTGGTAGCGTCGCAACAGGAGAGTCCGTTTGGCATTCTTCCCGTGTGGCAGTTCCAGGGAATCGAGACGTGGTGCATGATCGGATACCATGCCGTACCTGAGATTGCCGATGCGTACATGAAGGGCATTCGCGGATTCGATGCGGAAGAGGCGTTGAAGGCGATGGTGGCCAGCGCTACCTACGGACCGTATGGGCATCTGGATGCGTACATGAAGCTCGGGTATGTCCCCATCGACCATGACGGTGAGGCGGCTTCGAAGACGATGGAGTATGCCTTCGACGACTGGACGATCTCAAAAATGGCTGCGGCCATGGGGCATAAGGATATTGCATCGACGTTTGCAAAACGTGCGGAGAGTTGGAAGAACGTATTCAATCGGCAGAACGGCTTTGTCCAGCCGCGCTATGCCGATGGGAGATGGCGTGAACCGTTTGATCCGGCGCGCGCGGGGGCGGACAGCGGATTTACGGAAGGAAACGCATGGCAGTACTCGTGGTATCAGCCGCAGGATGAAGCAGGGCTGATTCGTCTGCTCGGCGGCGACCATCAACTGATCGCGAAGCTGGATGCGATGTTCGATGCGAAGGTCGATCCAAAGCAATATGCCGACGTTGAAGATATTGCCGGAATGATCGGGCAATATATTCACGGCAACGAGCCCAGCCACCACCTTGCTTATCTGTATGCCTATGCAGGCCAGCCGTGGCGTACTCAGGAGCGTCTACAGCAGATTGTAGAGAGCCAGTACAGGCCCACTGTGGATGGACTGGTAGGAAACGACGACCTGGGGCAGATGTCCGCATGGCTCATCTTTACGTCAATGGGGTTCTATCCGGTAGCCCCGGCCTCGAATGAGTATGTGTTCGGACGCCCGTTTGTGAATCGTGCAACAATACAGCTTCCAAACGGGAAGACATTTCGCGTTGTTTCGGAGAACATGAGCGCGGCGAATCACTATGTGGAGGGCGTAACTCTGAATGGAGCAAAGCTCGACCGCAGCTATCTGCAGCATAGCGAGATCATGAATGGAGGCGAACTGCGCTTCGTGATGGGGCCGAAGCCGAACCGCATGTGGGCAACGGGTGCATCATCGCGGCCGTATTCGATGTCGGCAGGACATTAG